A stretch of Brassica rapa cultivar Chiifu-401-42 chromosome A08, CAAS_Brap_v3.01, whole genome shotgun sequence DNA encodes these proteins:
- the LOC103834134 gene encoding F-box/kelch-repeat protein At4g19870-like, translating into MNLQVRVEPPEKKSKRKKKTSPPPSTSPSFSLLPDEIIVSCLALISRAYYPRLSIISKSFRSLLSSKQLYTARSHIGSTEQCLYVCLSDERYQSPQWFTRWINPNLALEKKKKKKKKTLEKSLAPILSSDSPLISKSTVVVGSDIYLIGGPTKTEPSCPSSAIRILDCRTHTWRDAPSMIVARNDSLTCFYDGKIYVMGGCGDDDEPWAEVFDIKTQTWERLSDPGNQIRNIWRCDFYTIIGMKGKIHFWNSYRAYAYDTSQDNWESMIDGGVWYHCIPKSACEIDGVWYHMSYGRSYDFRWTMEGETWKAVKGLDSLIKMYNRNGGSSCNKTKLVSCCGKLLLLWEGYMKHNPNNRKKIWCAEITLETDDEGEVWGNAEWIDVVKSVPTQCELLNCLVVSV; encoded by the coding sequence ATGAACCTCCAAGTTAGGGTAGAACCACCGGAGAAGAAGAGTAAAAGGAAGAAAAAGACGTCACCACCACCTTCGACATCTCCATCGTTTTCTTTACTTCCTGACGAAATCATCGTGAGTTGCTTAGCCCTGATATCGAGAGCATACTACCCGAGACTCTCAATCATTTCCAAAAGCTTCCGGTCACTCCTCTCTTCCAAGCAGCTCTACACAGCTCGATCTCACATAGGAAGCACCGAGCAGTGTCTCTACGTCTGTCTCTCCGATGAAAGATACCAATCTCCCCAATGGTTTACCCGCTGGATTAACCCTAATCTAGCCCtcgagaagaaaaagaagaagaagaagaagacactcGAAAAATCGTTGGCTCCAATTCTGTCGTCTGATTCTCCTTTGATATCAAAATCCACCGTAGTTGTTGGTTCAGACATTTACCTTATCGGTGGACCAACCAAGACCGAACCGTCATGTCCCTCATCCGCCATACGAATCCTTGATTGTCGTACTCACACATGGCGTGACGCACCTAGCATGATCGTAGCCCGGAACGATTCTCTCACATGTTTCTACGATGGAAAAATATATGTCATGGGAGGATGCGGAGATGATGATGAACCATGGGCCGAGGTGTTCGACATAAAGACGCAAACATGGGAACGTCTCTCTGATCCGGGTAATCAGATACGTAACATATGGAGATGTGATTTTTACACAATCATAGGGATGAAAGGAAAGATTCACTTTTGGAATTCATACAGAGCGTATGCTTATGACACAAGCCAAGATAACTGGGAGAGTATGATTGATGGTGGTGTATGGTACCATTGTATTCCGAAGTCAGCATGTGAGATTGATGGCGTATGGTATCATATGAGTTATGGACGTTCATACGACTTTCGGTGGACAATGGAGGGAGAAACATGGAAAGCTGTGAAAGGGTTAGACTCATTAATAAAGATGTACAATAGGAATGGTGGCTCTAGTTGTAATAAAACTAAGTTAGTTAGTTGTTGTGGGAAGCTCTTACTTTTGTGGGAAGGTTATATGAAACATAATCCCAATAATAGGAAGAAAATTTGGTGCGCGGAAATCACGTTGGAAACTGATGATGAAGGTGAGGTCTGGGGGAATGCTGAGTGGATTGATGTTGTGAAAAGCGTTCCCACACAGTGTGAGCTCTTAAATTGTCTTGTTGTCTCCGTTTGA
- the LOC103834135 gene encoding LOW QUALITY PROTEIN: F-box/kelch-repeat protein At4g19870-like (The sequence of the model RefSeq protein was modified relative to this genomic sequence to represent the inferred CDS: deleted 2 bases in 1 codon), protein MAPMNLQIEPPEKKRKNMTSPPPPPPPPPSCPSFSLFPDEIFVNCLARISRMYYPTLSIISKSFRSLLSSTELYAARSHIGSTEQCLYVCLSDESYQSSQWFTLCINPNRTNRLHDQKEKNKKTVGKSLAPIPSSSDFPSVSESNLVVGSDIYVIGGPIKTELSMPKCTRPSSAVRILDCRTHTWRDAPSMIVPRNHALTCFYDGKIYVMGGCGELEEPWAEVFETNTQTWEPLSDPGTEIRNIGSCTFYTIKEIKGKIFFWNPNRTYAYDTSQDNWESYAGSWESTTCLIDGGVEYYYIPKSACEIDGVWYFIDHGPFHFYLWAKDDADWEIIKGLYSLRQLYKRNGGSSRNTTKLVSCGGKLLLLWEGYMKHNPNNRKKIWCAGITLKTDDEGEVWGNVEWIDIVHSVPTQCELLHCLVVTV, encoded by the exons ATGGCCCCTATGAACCTCCAAATAGAACCACCggaaaagaagaggaagaatatgacttcaccaccaccaccaccaccaccaccgccttcATGTCcatcattttctttatttccaGACGAAATCTTCGTGAACTGTTTAGCCAGGATCTCGAGAATGTACTACCCAACACTTTCGATCATTTCAAAAAGCTTCCGGTCACTCCTCTCTTCCACGGAGCTCTATGCAGCTCGATCTCACATCGGAAGCACCGAGCAGTGTCTCTACGTCTGTCTCTCCGATGAAAGTTACCAATCTTCCCAATGGTTTACCCTCTGCATTAACCCTAATCGAACC AACCGTCTCCAcgatcaaaaagaaaaaaataagaaaaccgTCGGAAAATCGTTGGCTCCAATTCCTTCGTCGTCTGATTTTCCTTCAGTATCAGAATCCAACTTAGTTGTTGGTTCAGATATTTATGTCATAGGCGGACCAATCAAGACAGAACTATCCATGCCCAAATGTACACGTCCGTCATCAGCCGTAAGAATCCTTGATTGTCGTACTCACACATGGCGTGATGCCCCTAGCATGATCGTACCCAGGAACCATGCTCTCACATGTTTCTACGATGGAAAAATATATGTGATGGGAGGATGCGGAGAACTGGAAGAGCCATGGGCTGAGGTGTTCGAAACAAATACACAAACTTGGGAACCTCTCTCGGACCCAGGTACTGAGATACGTAATATAGGTAGCTGTACCTTTTACACAATCAAAGAAATAAAAGGAAAGATTTTCTTTTGGAATCCAAACCGAACATATGCTTATGATACAAGCCAAGATAACTGGGAGAGTTATGCGGGGTCGTGGGAGTCAACAACATGTTTGATCGATGGTGGTGTAGAGTACTACTATATTCCCAAGTCAGCATGTGAGATTGATGGTGTATGGTATTTTATAGATCATGGTCCCTTCCACTTCTATTTGTGGGCAAAGGATGATGCAGATTGGGAAATTATCAAAGGGTTATACTCATTAAGACAGCTGTACAAAAGGAATGGTGGCTCTAGTAGAAATACAACTAAGTTAGTTAGCTGTGGTGGGAAGCTCTTACTTTTGTGGGAAGGGTATATGAAACATAACCCCAATAATAGAAAGAAGATTTGGTGCGCGGGAATCACGTTGAAAACTGATGATGAAGGTGAGGTTTGGGGTAATGTTGAGTGGATTGATATTGTGCACAGCGTTCCGACACAGTGTGAGCTCTTGCATTGTCTCGTTGTTACCGTTTGA
- the LOC103834136 gene encoding uncharacterized protein At4g19900 has protein sequence MLRSRRSRSRHGAQACAVMSAVLLLVSVSLLYTRLSLFSSHSPTHLRSSPGEDAVLFPDSLLVSDSDVVETTGGRGSTASTEDRIDEHDDAIEEDRNDGASNEDDENQDAEQEREVTADPNRSKASSSGFYFDHVDGVVRRAFNKRSIDEWDYDYTGFINDDDSSVKSQALFGSDDVPLDEAIRKKMVEVASVEDALLLKSGKRVSPLREGWGDWFDKKGAFLRKDRMFRSNFETLNPLNNPMLQDPDGVGVTGLTAGDKVVQMWRLSEVKRGTLTAKKPLSVVEKKEPNGIKSGERKTLDDDKKVGVEDEVREHLYADGTRWGYYPGLEPGLSFSEFMDSFFRKGRCGVRVFMVWNSPGWMFSVRHQRGLESLLSQHKDACVVVFSETVELDFFRSSFVKDGYKVAVAMPNLDELLQDTPTHVFASIWFEWRKTKFYPTHYSELVRLAILYKYGGVYLDSDVIVLGSLSSLRNTLGMEDQAAGESLNGAVMSFEKKSPFLLECLNEYYLTYDDKCLRCNGADLLTRVAKRFLNGKKRRMTQQELNVRPFSVFFPISSQQITNYFAYPATEEEKSKQDELFKKIINESLTFHFWNSVTSSLIPEPESLVARLLDHSCLRCSDVL, from the exons ATGCTGAGATCACGGCGTTCGCGCTCCCGTCACGGCGCACAAGCATGCGCCGTGATGTCCGCCGTTCTCCTCCTCGTATCCGTCTCTCTCCTCTACACGCGCCTCTCACTCTTCTCCTCCCACTCCCCAACCCACCTCCGCTCCAGCCCGGGAGAAGACGCCGTCCTGTTCCCGGACTCCCTCCTCGTCTCAGACTCCGACGTCGTGGAAACCACCGGAGGGAGAGGATCCACCGCCTCGACGGAGGACAGAATCGACGAGCACGACGACGCGATCGAGGAGGACCGAAACGACGGCGCGTCGAACGAGGACGACGAGAACCAAGACGCGGAGCAGGAGCGAGAGGTGACGGCGGATCCTAACCGGAGCAAAGCTTCCTCTTCCGGTTTTTACTTCGACCACGTCGACGGAGTCGTTAGAAGAGCGTTCAACAAGAGATCGATCGACGAGTGGGATTACGACTACACGGGCTTCATCAACGACGATGATTCGAGTGTAAAGTCTCAAGCTTTGTTCGGATCCGACGATGTTCCGTTGGACGAAGCTATCAGGAAGAAGATGGTGGAGGTTGCGAGTGTTGAAGACGCGTTGCTGTTGAAGAGCGGGAAGAGAGTGTCGCCGTTGAGGGAAGGGTGGGGAGATTGGTTTGATAAGAAAGGAGCTTTCTTGAGGAAGGACAGGATGTTTAGATCGAATTTCGAGACGTTGAATCCTTTGAATAATCCAATGCTGCAGGATCCTGATGGTGTTGGGGTTACTGGGTTGACGGCTGGGGATAAGGTTGTGCAGATGTGGAGGTTGAGTGAGGTTAAGAGAGGCACTTTGACCGCGAAGAAGCCGTTGAGTGTTGTGGAGAAGAAAGAACCAAATGGGATCAAGAGTGGTGAGCGTAAGACGTTGGACGATGATAAGAAGGTGGGAGTTGAGGATGAGGTTAGGGAACATTTGTATGCAGATGGGACTAGATGGGGCTATTACCCTGGTTTGGAACCGGGTTTGTCGTTTTCGGAGTTTATGGATTCGTTTTTTAGGAAGGGGAGATGTGGTGTGAGAGTGTTTATGGTGTGGAACTCGCCTGGTTGGATGTTTAGCGTTAGGCACCAAAGAGGGCTTGAGAGCTTGCTCTCTCAGCATAAAGATGCTTGTGTTGTTGTTTTCTCAGAGACCGTTGAACTTGATTTCTTCCGAAGCAGCTTTGTGAAAGACGG TTATAAAGTTGCTGTCGCAATGCCTAACCTCGATGAGTTGCTGCAAGACACTCCTACTCATGTTTTTGCTTCTATATGGTTCGAGTGGAGAAAGACAAAGTTTTATCCTACTCACTACAGTGAACTTGTCCGGCTAGCTATCCTTTACAA ATACGGAGGGGTTTATCTGGATTCTGATGTGATAGTTTTGGGTTCGTTATCATCACTGAGAAATACTCTTGGTATGGAGGATCAGGCAGCTGGTGAATCACTCAACGGTGCTGTTATGTCTTTTGAAAAGAAAAG CCCGTTCTTACTTGAATGTTTGAACGAGTACTACTTGACATACGATGACAAGTGTCTCCGATGCAATGGAGCTGATCTCTTGACTCGGGTGGCTAAACGGTTTCTTAACGGGAAGAAACGGCGTATGACTCAACAGGAGCTGAACGTTCGGCCGTTCTCTGTTTTCTTCCCAATCAGCTCACAACAGATAACAAA CTATTTTGCATATCCTGCAACAGAGGAGGAGAAATCGAAGCAAGATGAACTGTTCAAGAAGATTATCAATGAGTCTTTAACGTTCCATTTCTGGAACAGTGTTACTTCCTCTTTGATTCCTGAACCTGAGAGTCTTGTTGCTAGGTTGCTTGACCATAGCTGTCTCCGATGCTCCGATGTATTAtaa
- the LOC103834138 gene encoding F-box/kelch-repeat protein At4g19930, whose amino-acid sequence MESISKGLRGSNVCKSHEASPVIPFDLVIEILTRLPPKSLMRFKSVSNVWSSLICSQYFTNRYQTVSSPAPRLYIGLSFLDNSHLKCMLISVSPSSDSDITISSFDAHQDLTKRAMRGYITHVFRGLMCIVDEASAQIYNTTTRQLVVLPKIEESSIIAGDHVNKNIKYHIGYDPVQDRYKVVCTVATTSNKVGESITYLSEQWVFLLGGDISSRWRKIPCQSSHFPLTQELTIKGHMYYLAWIRDLDHLLVSLDTSSEEISMLQAPEDNFCPITVTLIECCEKVAILHYIDLETEGMMKLWVMEDAEKHRWLCKTLVFQSSQVDLFNKIKLGVVGTTRNGEVIFAPLDTACFYIILYDLQKNHMRKVEIKETPNRHLTKFCEAAGFDDVENLIYL is encoded by the coding sequence ATGGAGAGTATATCGAAGGGACTAAGAGGAAGCAACGTGTGCAAGAGCCATGAAGCTTCGCCGGTGATACCTTTTGATCTAGTGATTGAGATTCTCACGAGACTTCCTCCCAAATCTCTTATGAGGTTCAAATCGGTATCGAACGTCTGGTCATCTCTAATTTGTTCCCAATATTTCACCAACCGTTACCAAACGGTTTCATCACCCGCACCTCGTCTATATATCGGTTTGAGCTTTCTTGACAACAGCCACCTCAAGTGTATGTTAATATCAGTATCTCCTAGTTCTGACTCGGATATTACTATATCTTCCTTTGACGCCCACCAAGATTTAACCAAGCGAGCAATGAGAGGCTACATCACTCACGTTTTTCGCGGCTTGATGTGCATTGTAGATGAAGCAAGTGCCCAAATATATAACACTACGACTAGGCAACTTGTCGTGCTACCCAAGATAGAAGAATCTAGCATCATTGCTGGAGATCACGTGAATAAGAATATCAAGTACCATATCGGGTACGATCCTGTTCAGGACAGATACAAAGTGGTTTGCACAGTTGCAACAACCAGTAACAAAGTTGGAGAGTCCATAACGTATTTGTCCGAGCAATGGGTATTTCTACTCGGAGGAGATATATCAAGTCGGTGGAGAAAGATTCCATGTCAATCTTCACATTTTCCTTTAACACAAGAATTGACTATCAAAGGCCATATGTATTACCTAGCTTGGATTCGTGATCTTGATCATTTGCTTGTGAGTCTGGATACTAGTTCTGAAGAAATCAGTATGCTACAAGCACCTGAAGATAACTTTTGTCCTATTACAGTGACTCTTATAGAATGTTGTGAAAAGGTAGCTATTTTACACTATATTGATCTTGAAACCGAAGGTATGATGAAACTATGGGTTATGGAAGATGCAGAGAAGCATCGGTGGTTGTGTAAGACTTTGGTGTTTCAATCTTCTCAAGTTGATTTATTCAACAAGATTAAACTAGGGGTAGTAGGTACAACTAGAAACGGTGAAGTTATCTTTGCACCTTTGGATACAGCTTGTTTCTACATTATTCTTTATGATCTACAAAAGAATCATATGAGAAAAGTTGAGATCAAAGAAACACCAAACCGCCATCTTACAAAGTTTTGTGAAGCTGCGGGGTTTGATGATGTTGAGAACTTGATATATCTCTAA
- the LOC103834140 gene encoding potassium transporter 9, with the protein MPERVEGSVAEGENTIEERHVGAMWELEQKLDQPMDEEANKLKNMYREKGLSMLMLLRLSFQSLGIVYGDLGTSPLYVFYNTFPDGISDSEDVIGALSLIIYSLLLIPLIKYVIIVCKANDNGQGGTLAIYSLLCRHAKVKLIPNQQRSDEDLTTYSRTLLPEGSFAAKTKKWLESKESRKRALLFIVLLGTCMMIGDGILTPAISVLSATGGIKVISPKMSSDVVVLVSIIILIVLFSMQHYGTDKVGWLFAPIVFIWFLFIGATGMYNICKHDTSVLKAFSPTYIYLYFKRRGLDGWISLGGILLSITGTEALYADIAYFPLLAIQLAFTFFVFPCLLLAYCGQAAYLVNNKDHYKDAFYASMPDSVYWPMFVVATGAAIVGSQATISGTYSIIKQAVSHGCFPRVKIVHTSKKFLGQIYCPDINWILMVGCIAVTASFKNQSQIGNAYGTAVVLVMLATTLLMILIMLLVWRCHWILVLIFAVLTLVPELSYFSAVIWKINQGGWVPLIIAAISLLVMSVWHYATVKKYEFEVHSKVSMSWILGLGPSLGLVRVPGIGLVYTELASGVPHIFSHFITNLPAIHSVVVFVCVKYLPVYTVPEEERFLVKRIGPKTFRMFRCVARYGYKDLHRKDDDFENKLLNNLFSFIRIETMMEPGSNSSTYSSAYSLNHTQESKDELIHNNNNHHNSNNNNIDEFSSMVDYTVSTLDTIVPADNRMSFSQNNTVEEEEDEEEDELQYLKTCKESGVVHIMGNTVVKARNGSWLPKKIAIDYVYAFLAKICRENSVILHVPHETLLNVGQVFYV; encoded by the exons ATGCCAGAGAGGGTAGAAGGATCTGTAGCAGAAGGAGAAAACACGATCGAAGAAAGACACGTAGGAGCTATGTGGGAGCTAGAGCAGAAACTTGATCAACCCATGGACGAAGAAGCTAATAAGCTCAAGAACATGTACAGAGAAAAG GGTTTGTCGATGTTGATGCTACTGAGACTATCATTCCAAAGCTTAGGCATAGTGTACGGAGATTTAGGGACTTCTCCGTTGTATGTGTTCTACAATACATTCCCTGATGGAATCAGTGATAGTGAAGATGTAATCGGAGCTCTGTCTTTGATCATTTACTCTCTGTTACTTATACCTCTCATCAAGTACGTCATCATCGTTTGCAAAGCCAATGACAACGGTCAAG GTGGGACTTTAGCTATATACTCGTTGCTTTGTAGACATGCTAAAGTGAAGCTAATACCGAATCAGCAACGCAGCGATGAGGATCTCACAACTTATAGTCGAACGTTGCTCCCTGAAGGGTCTTTTGCTGCTAAAACAAAGAAGTGGTTAGAGAgtaaagaatcaagaaagagagCTCTTCTGTTCATTGTTCTTCTTGGAACTTGTATGATGATTGGTGATGGTATCTTAACCCCAGCTATCTCAG TTCTTTCAGCTACTGGTGGGATCAAAGTCATCAGTCCAAAGATGAGCAGCG aTGTTGTTGTGCTTGTTTCTATCATCATCTTAATAGTACTGTTCAGCATGCAACACTATGGTACAGACAAAGTAGGATGGCTATTTGCTCCAATAGTCTTTATCTGGTTCCTCTTCATTGGAGCCACTGGAATGTACAACATCTGCAAACACGACACAAGCGTTTTGAAAGCGTTTTCGCCGACATATATCTACTTATACTTCAAAAGACGAGGACTAGACGGTTGGATCTCGCTAGGTGGCATTCTTCTCAGCATAACAGGCACTGAGGCACTATACGCAGACATTGCTTACTTCCCCTTACTAGCGATACAGCTCGCTTTCACGTTCTTTGTGTtcccttgtcttcttcttgcatACTGTGGACAAGCTGCGTATCTTGTGAACAACAAAGATCATTACAAAGACGCCTTCTATGCATCTATGCCTG ATAGTGTGTACTGGCCAATGTTTGTAGTCGCCACAGGAGCTGCAATAGTTGGGAGCCAAGCTACAATCTCAGGGACTTACTCTATAATCAAGCAGGCAGTGTCTCATGGATGTTTCCCTCGTGTTAAGATTGTTCATACTTCCAAGAAGTTCCTTGGACAGATCTATTGTCCTGACATTAACTGGATACTTATGGTCGGCTGCATTGCTGTCACTGCTAGTTTCAAGAACCAGAGCCAAATAGGAAATGCATATG GGACTGCTGTTGTGCTCGTGATGCTTGCTACCACGTTACTAATGATCCTGATCATGCTTCTCGTGTGGAGGTGTCACTGGATCCTTGTCCTTATATTCGCAGTCCTCACACTAGTGCCAGAGTTGTCTTACTTCTCGGCCGTGATATGGAAGATAAATCAAGGAGGATGGGTTCCACTCATCATCGCAGCTATCTCTCTTCTTGTAATGTCGGTTTGGCATTACGCAACGGTCAAGAAGTATGAGTTTGAAGTGCACAGTAAAGTCTCCATGAGTTGGATACTTGGTCTTGGTCCTAGTCTTGGTCTTGTTCGTGTCCCTGGGATAGGGTTGGTCTACACGGAGTTAGCTAGTGGTGTCCCTCACATCTTCTCTCATTTCATCACTAACTTGCCTGCGATTCACTCAGTTGTTGTCTTTGTTTGCGTCAAGTACCTTCCCGTTTACACCGTCCCTGAAGAAGAGAGGTTTCTTGTCAAGAGAATTGGACCAAAGACATTCAGAATGTTCCGTTGTGTAGCCAG GTATGGTTACAAAGATCTACATAGGAAAGATGATGATTTCGAAAACAAACTGTTGAACAACCTCTTCTCATTCATCCGAATCGAAACTATGATGGAGCCAGGTTCAAACTCAAGCACATACAGCAGCGCTTATTCACTCAACCATACACAAGAGTCTAAAGATGAATTGATCCATAACAATAACAACCAccacaacagcaacaacaacaacattgaTGAGTTCTCATCGATGGTGGACTACACGGTATCGACATTAGACACGATAGTTCCTGCTGATAATAGGATGAGTTTCAGTCAGAACAACACggtggaggaagaggaagatgaggaggaggatgagTTGCAGTATCTAAAGACATGTAAAGAGTCGGGGGTTGTTCACATCATGGGAAACACTGTGGTGAAAGCGAGAAATGGATCATGGCTTCCGAAAAAGATAGCTATTGATTATGTTTATGCTTTTCTTGCTAAGATTTGTAGGGAGAATAGTGTTATCTTGCATGTTCCTCATGAAACCCTTTTGAACGTTGGTCAAGTCTTTTATGTTTAG